Proteins from a genomic interval of Arachis hypogaea cultivar Tifrunner chromosome 10, arahy.Tifrunner.gnm2.J5K5, whole genome shotgun sequence:
- the LOC112715718 gene encoding protein DOWNY MILDEW RESISTANCE 6 encodes MDAKVLSSGIRYSNLPQSYVRPESERPRLSEVSECEDVPIIDLGSSDRSQIVQQVGDACKFYGFFQVINHGVALEEVKRMEEVAYEFFKLPVEEKMKLYSDDPSKTMRLSTSFNVKKETVHNWRDYLRLHCYPLDKYVQEWPSNPSSFKETVSNYCKEVRALGMRIQELISESLGLEKEYINNVLGEQGQHMAVNYYPPCPEPELTYGLPGHTDPNALTILLQDLHVSGLQVFKDGKWLAVKPHPNAFVINIGDQLQALSNGIYKSVWHRAIVNSEKPRLSVASFLCPCDSALISPAKPLTEDENGAVYRGFTYAEYYKTFWSRDLVKEHCLELFKNK; translated from the exons atggACGCCAAAGTGCTCTCTTCCGGAATCCGTTACTCAAACTTGCCCCAAAGCTATGTCAGACCAGAATCCGAGCGTCCTCGTCTCTCCGAAGTGTCTGAGTGTGAAGATGTTCCTATCATCGACCTTGGTTCCTCCGACAGATCCCAGATTGTTCAACAAGTCGGTGATGCCTGCAAGTTCTATGGCTTCTTCCAG GTTATAAATCACGGGGTGGCTCTAGAGGAAGTGAAGAGAATGGAAGAAGTGGCATATGAGTTCTTCAAGTTGCCGGTGGAGGAGAAGATGAAACTATACTCAGATGACCCATCAAAGACAATGAGACTCTCCACAAGTTTCAATGTAAAGAAAGAGACTGTGCATAATTGGAGAGACTATCTTAGGCTCCATTGCTATCCCTTGGATAAGTATGTCCAAGAATGGCCTTCTAATCCTTCATCTTTCAA GGAAACAGTGTCAAATTACTGCAAAGAAGTAAGAGCATTGGGCATGAGAATACAAGAATTGATATCGGAGAGCTTAGGGTTAGAAAAGGAATACATAAACAATGTGTTGGGAGAACAAGGACAGCACATGGCAGTGAACTACTACCCACCATGCCCAGAGCCAGAACTCACCTACGGATTGCCAGGACACACTGACCCTAATGCCCTCACAATTCTGCTCCAAGACCTCCACGTTTCCGGCCTTCAAGTCTTCAAAGATGGCAAGTGGCTCGCCGTTAAGCCCCATCCCAATGCCTTTGTCATTAACATTGGTGACCAACTGCAG GCTTTGAGTAACGGGATCTACAAGAGTGTGTGGCATCGGGCTATAGTCAACTCTGAGAAGCCAAGACTTTCTGTGGCTTCGTTTCTTTGTCCGTGTGACTCTGCTTTGATAAGCCCTGCTAAACCACTCACGGAAGATGAAAATGGAGCCGTTTATAGGGGATTCACCTATGCAGAGTATTATAAGACTTTTTGGAGTAGGGACTTGGTTAAAGAACATTGTTTAGAACTTTTCAAGAACAAATAA